The Clostridium sporogenes genome contains a region encoding:
- a CDS encoding EndoU domain-containing protein: MKRDIKINYGKIEEIIYNISKYENALENMEDSLKYIQQEINNSTGESINALLDNYEVLTKNIDICKEELRDLRKILSDYINEMSRYAQAIDRGRLVRVDRNDVWWNIKSMEGIINQITDEQMRWGYNYSGSWSSDKDVIEREEHNGRQIESINHIVEKYVNILNQKIQEIYAIHNSKVIPFENTDDVFRDRAWNMYWKCTGFGDWVGDFFGFLDKSFNNIIDGVLKGLTDLVVGLAQLAIGAVEYVGSCAVVVLCEPFGGAPDWIKNKVDSDNRLISSILKDPALIIEGLAQDASDAIDEKGICYSVGYLGGTFLGTKGLDKITKGVKGLISGTETATIKSLEHGATQALKSIKDILNKAGNKSIEELNKIVTKVYSRVNGVLDVEVAGYGRIRIKESSILDDVDKICKDRYTKWAEGKSSEISHVKSIADLKNTENFRNSALNHILEGEINRSNMAVGYHYEKFPTSKGKIIEGTKSSPNDLGVYTGKVQVDGVIKKAKSSFFPEEWSPQEVIDAINEAYNNKQFVKGTKNTFRGKSVSGLKIEMYIDNKGKIISAFPKY, from the coding sequence ATGAAAAGAGATATAAAAATTAATTATGGAAAGATAGAAGAGATTATTTATAACATTTCTAAATATGAGAATGCTCTTGAGAATATGGAAGACTCATTAAAGTATATTCAACAAGAAATAAATAATAGTACAGGTGAATCAATAAATGCTTTATTGGATAATTATGAAGTACTAACAAAAAATATTGATATATGTAAAGAAGAGTTAAGAGATTTAAGAAAAATATTAAGTGATTATATAAATGAAATGAGTAGATATGCACAAGCCATTGATAGAGGAAGGCTTGTAAGAGTAGATCGTAATGATGTTTGGTGGAATATAAAATCTATGGAAGGCATTATAAATCAAATAACTGATGAACAGATGAGGTGGGGATATAATTATTCTGGCAGCTGGAGTTCAGATAAAGATGTTATTGAAAGAGAAGAACATAATGGAAGGCAAATAGAATCAATCAACCACATAGTAGAAAAGTACGTAAATATTCTAAATCAAAAGATTCAAGAAATATATGCTATACATAATAGTAAGGTTATACCCTTTGAAAATACAGATGATGTTTTTAGAGATAGAGCATGGAATATGTATTGGAAATGTACAGGCTTTGGAGATTGGGTAGGAGACTTTTTTGGATTTTTAGATAAATCCTTTAATAATATCATTGATGGAGTATTAAAGGGATTAACAGATCTAGTAGTTGGACTAGCTCAATTAGCAATTGGAGCTGTTGAATATGTAGGAAGCTGCGCTGTTGTAGTGCTCTGTGAACCATTTGGTGGAGCACCAGATTGGATAAAAAACAAGGTGGATTCAGATAACAGGCTTATTTCAAGTATTTTAAAAGATCCAGCTCTAATAATAGAGGGACTAGCACAAGATGCATCTGATGCAATAGATGAAAAAGGAATATGTTATTCTGTAGGCTATCTTGGTGGAACATTCCTTGGAACAAAAGGTTTAGACAAAATCACAAAGGGCGTAAAAGGATTGATATCTGGAACAGAAACTGCTACTATTAAATCATTAGAGCATGGAGCAACTCAAGCATTAAAATCAATAAAAGATATATTAAATAAAGCAGGAAATAAATCTATAGAGGAATTGAATAAAATTGTAACTAAAGTGTATTCCAGAGTAAATGGAGTATTAGATGTTGAAGTTGCTGGATATGGAAGAATTCGTATTAAAGAATCAAGCATACTTGATGATGTAGATAAGATTTGTAAAGATAGGTATACTAAATGGGCTGAAGGTAAATCATCAGAGATAAGTCATGTAAAGTCAATAGCTGATTTAAAAAATACTGAAAATTTTAGAAACAGTGCTTTAAATCATATTTTAGAAGGGGAAATAAATCGAAGTAATATGGCTGTTGGCTATCATTATGAAAAATTTCCAACTTCTAAAGGGAAGATTATAGAAGGGACAAAGTCTTCGCCTAATGATTTGGGTGTTTATACTGGAAAAGTTCAAGTAGATGGAGTAATAAAAAAAGCAAAATCATCATTTTTCCCTGAAGAATGGTCACCACAAGAGGTTATTGATGCAATAAATGAAGCTTATAATAATAAACAATTTGTTAAAGGCACTAAGAATACTTTTAGGGGAAAGTCAGTTAGTGGTTTAAAAATAGAAATGTATATAGACAATAAGGGAAAGATAATATCAGCATTCCCGAAATACTAA
- a CDS encoding helix-turn-helix domain-containing protein, with amino-acid sequence MIKIFREHKGIRQEDLASRLGITQPYLSKLENNSIYKINVNVDLIENLAMELNICPVAVFLYFLNVKFSCPFHLKKTE; translated from the coding sequence ATGATAAAGATTTTTCGAGAACATAAAGGAATTAGACAAGAAGATTTAGCGAGCAGATTAGGTATAACACAACCTTATTTAAGTAAATTGGAAAATAACTCTATATATAAGATTAATGTTAATGTAGATCTTATAGAAAATTTAGCAATGGAACTTAATATTTGTCCAGTTGCTGTATTTTTGTATTTTCTTAATGTAAAGTTTTCATGTCCTTTTCATTTAAAAAAGACAGAATAA
- a CDS encoding FtsK/SpoIIIE domain-containing protein, with translation MITEFALAGGLVYGYNYVISTKRKVKKIIKDTLENNNLDYKVMDIKNTENGYKVIISLYGVGFEKLENAKDLLESSLGSYVEIQQNENLKTATIYVIKEKLTDSYKYTPIKVKPYELFIGKTYTLQDVILNIRDLPHVLFSGINSSGKTLCMVTALVNLIQFNSARDIELFLAQVSAKKDLRKFKDIKQCRGYASTLEEAYKMFQYLYHTMEKRISMFNSIKSRYVDDIYEWNKAFPKRKMRVIYLAMDEFTSYMPDSLDNKEDTELKTKCLDLLVKLIQQSRCTGIYVLASLQRPDKESLPPRLKAQFNCKVSFKQSNIASSLVVTDSEKAFNLKPKREAIVNSDEEYLIKTLYIDNKMIKDILEPHIDMDHKNYYNYKKESLKETKSLTEAKPKNKKCKSRVKICI, from the coding sequence GTGATTACAGAGTTTGCATTAGCAGGAGGATTAGTTTATGGATATAATTATGTAATTAGTACTAAAAGGAAAGTTAAAAAAATTATAAAAGATACATTAGAAAATAATAATTTAGATTATAAAGTAATGGATATAAAAAACACAGAGAATGGATACAAAGTTATAATTAGTTTATATGGAGTGGGTTTTGAAAAGCTAGAAAATGCAAAGGATCTATTAGAAAGTAGCTTAGGGAGTTATGTAGAAATACAACAAAACGAAAATCTTAAAACGGCAACTATATATGTTATAAAAGAAAAGCTAACAGATAGTTATAAATATACTCCAATTAAAGTTAAACCTTATGAATTATTTATAGGAAAAACTTATACACTTCAGGATGTTATATTAAATATTCGAGACTTACCACATGTTTTATTTTCAGGAATAAATAGCAGCGGTAAAACTTTATGTATGGTAACAGCTCTAGTTAACCTTATACAATTCAATAGTGCTAGAGATATAGAATTATTTTTAGCGCAGGTATCTGCAAAGAAAGATTTAAGAAAGTTTAAAGACATAAAACAATGTAGAGGATATGCTTCAACATTAGAAGAAGCTTATAAAATGTTTCAATATCTTTATCATACTATGGAGAAGAGAATATCTATGTTTAATAGTATTAAAAGTAGATATGTAGATGATATATACGAATGGAATAAAGCATTTCCTAAAAGAAAGATGCGTGTAATTTATTTGGCTATGGATGAATTTACTTCTTATATGCCAGATAGTTTAGATAATAAAGAAGATACAGAATTAAAAACTAAATGTTTGGATCTACTTGTAAAGTTAATACAGCAGAGCAGATGTACTGGAATATATGTATTGGCAAGTTTGCAAAGACCAGACAAGGAGAGTTTGCCACCACGCCTAAAAGCACAGTTTAATTGTAAAGTTAGCTTTAAACAATCTAATATTGCCAGTTCTTTAGTAGTTACAGATTCCGAGAAAGCATTTAATTTAAAACCTAAGAGAGAAGCTATAGTTAATTCGGATGAGGAATATTTAATAAAAACGCTTTATATAGATAACAAAATGATAAAAGATATTTTAGAACCTCATATAGATATGGACCACAAAAATTATTATAATTATAAAAAAGAATCTTTAAAAGAAACTAAGTCATTAACAGAAGCAAAACCTAAAAATAAGAAATGCAAAAGCAGGGTAAAAATATGTATCTAA
- a CDS encoding DUF2922 domain-containing protein has product MNITKYLNLVFKTTEDSTSTIKIPKVKEDVTEEEIKNCGKAIVDQNIFQSKNGDLSALKVARIITTETEEIKIEE; this is encoded by the coding sequence ATGAATATAACAAAATATTTAAATTTAGTGTTTAAAACAACAGAGGATTCTACTTCAACTATAAAAATTCCAAAGGTTAAAGAGGATGTAACAGAAGAGGAAATCAAAAATTGTGGCAAGGCTATAGTAGATCAGAACATATTCCAAAGCAAAAATGGAGATCTTTCAGCACTTAAAGTTGCAAGAATTATAACAACTGAAACAGAAGAAATTAAAATAGAAGAATAA
- a CDS encoding ArsR/SmtB family transcription factor: protein MDIVQMLKALGDETRIRILNLLKDEELCVCEIEHILGITQSNASRHLTKLSILKIVDYEKKAQWVYYKLSKKTLEQFPFIKELLENELNKIDICKNDIESLIKYKKSGMTCENLRNHKSGLGNSCKCENN, encoded by the coding sequence ATGGATATAGTACAGATGCTAAAAGCATTAGGGGATGAAACTAGAATCAGAATATTAAACCTATTAAAAGATGAGGAATTATGTGTATGTGAAATTGAACATATATTAGGAATTACACAATCAAACGCCTCAAGACACCTCACTAAGCTAAGTATTCTAAAGATTGTGGACTATGAGAAAAAAGCTCAATGGGTGTATTATAAATTAAGTAAAAAAACTTTGGAACAGTTCCCATTTATAAAAGAACTTTTAGAGAATGAGCTAAATAAAATAGACATATGTAAGAATGACATAGAAAGCTTAATTAAATATAAAAAGAGTGGAATGACTTGTGAAAATTTAAGAAATCATAAAAGTGGATTGGGGAATAGTTGTAAATGTGAAAATAATTAA
- a CDS encoding phage holin family protein, whose translation MKWDKILSTIIAGVGACANYFFGGLDMALKTLLLLMVLDYITGLICAGKDKSLSSSAGFKGLAKKIIILIIVSVGVSVDNVTGANGIIRSMVIFFYASMEGISILENATKAGVPVPDKLKDMLIQLREGNKKEIKEQD comes from the coding sequence ATGAAATGGGATAAAATATTGAGTACAATTATAGCAGGAGTGGGAGCTTGTGCAAATTATTTCTTTGGAGGATTAGATATGGCATTAAAGACATTGTTACTACTTATGGTCCTAGATTATATTACAGGATTAATTTGTGCAGGTAAGGACAAGAGTTTAAGCTCCAGTGCAGGATTCAAGGGATTAGCTAAAAAAATAATAATACTTATAATTGTTAGTGTTGGGGTATCTGTAGATAATGTTACTGGAGCAAATGGAATAATTAGAAGTATGGTTATATTTTTCTATGCAAGTATGGAAGGTATAAGTATATTAGAAAATGCAACTAAGGCAGGTGTACCAGTTCCAGATAAGCTTAAAGATATGTTAATACAACTTAGGGAAGGAAATAAAAAAGAAATTAAAGAGCAGGATTAA
- a CDS encoding N-acetylmuramoyl-L-alanine amidase, whose amino-acid sequence MYIINPNLKFRGLSYGNNPKMIILHHAEASGCSIKDIHLWHLNNGWSGCGYNYFIKKDGSIYKGRPDNAIGAHCLSYNGVSIGVCMEGRFNIEEIGAAQYNSLKDLTCYLQNKYNINKIYGHRELNETECPGNNFPLHRIKKECLGGNSLGESLTNNRGSKGYPGYLLKYNPNRFDANVKVIQSKLQNIGYSVGRCGVDGYFGVNTWERIMRE is encoded by the coding sequence ATGTATATTATAAATCCAAATTTAAAATTTAGAGGATTATCTTATGGTAATAATCCTAAAATGATTATACTCCATCATGCAGAAGCTTCAGGTTGTAGCATAAAAGATATTCATTTATGGCATTTAAATAATGGTTGGAGTGGGTGCGGTTATAATTATTTTATAAAGAAGGATGGTTCTATTTATAAAGGCAGACCAGATAATGCTATAGGTGCTCATTGTTTGAGTTATAATGGTGTGTCTATTGGTGTTTGTATGGAAGGAAGATTTAATATAGAGGAAATAGGAGCGGCTCAATACAACTCTTTAAAAGATTTAACCTGCTACTTACAAAATAAATATAATATTAATAAAATATATGGTCATAGAGAATTAAATGAAACAGAGTGCCCAGGAAACAACTTCCCGCTACATAGAATAAAAAAAGAATGTTTAGGTGGAAATAGTTTAGGTGAAAGTTTAACTAATAATAGAGGAAGTAAAGGTTATCCTGGATATTTACTTAAATATAATCCTAATAGATTTGATGCTAATGTAAAAGTAATTCAAAGTAAATTGCAGAATATAGGCTATAGTGTAGGAAGGTGTGGAGTGGATGGATATTTTGGAGTGAATACGTGGGAGAGAATAATGAGAGAGTAA
- a CDS encoding DUF1659 domain-containing protein — translation MAVSKNMLEKNLALEYQDGLDKKGKAIMRKATYKNVKLTAEPEALMAVVDTIHPLMPEGISEARVVENYVLIK, via the coding sequence ATGGCAGTAAGTAAGAATATGTTAGAAAAAAATCTAGCTTTAGAATATCAAGATGGCTTAGATAAGAAGGGAAAGGCTATCATGAGAAAGGCTACTTATAAAAATGTAAAACTAACTGCAGAACCAGAAGCTCTTATGGCGGTAGTGGATACAATACATCCATTAATGCCAGAGGGTATATCAGAGGCTAGAGTAGTAGAAAATTATGTGTTAATAAAATAA
- a CDS encoding helix-turn-helix transcriptional regulator, producing MSIKNKLLDIRLEMGYKFQKDFAEFLGISPYQYNRYEKNVSQPSVEILYNISKKINKKIEDIIEVEES from the coding sequence GTGAGTATAAAAAATAAATTATTAGATATTAGACTAGAAATGGGTTATAAATTTCAAAAAGATTTTGCTGAATTCTTAGGAATAAGCCCATACCAATATAATCGATATGAAAAAAATGTATCTCAGCCAAGTGTGGAAATTTTATATAATATTTCTAAAAAAATAAATAAAAAAATAGAAGATATAATTGAAGTGGAAGAAAGCTAA
- the arsM gene encoding arsenite methyltransferase — protein MSNFKKGDVRNAVRNSYRKIAIGNAKEDGCCGGSINLKKSSIEISRKIGYSDEEISTVPEEANMGLGCGNPQLIADLKEGETVIDLGSGGGFDCFLASKKVGIKGYIIGVDMTPEMINKSRVMSKKYRYRNVDFRLGEIENLPVADNTADVIISNCVINLSPNKQRVYNEAYRVLKKGGRIAISDIVLIRELTKEMKQDDKLYCGUVTGASSVEELNLYLEKAGFSDIRIETQEVSKEYAEKWGHNLKVGEYIMSASIKAIKSK, from the coding sequence ATGAGTAATTTTAAAAAGGGCGATGTTAGAAATGCTGTTCGTAATAGTTATAGGAAGATAGCTATTGGAAATGCAAAAGAGGATGGCTGCTGTGGTGGAAGTATTAATCTTAAAAAATCTTCCATAGAGATATCACGTAAAATTGGATATTCTGATGAAGAAATATCAACAGTTCCAGAGGAAGCTAATATGGGGTTAGGTTGTGGAAATCCCCAATTAATAGCTGATCTTAAAGAAGGCGAAACTGTTATAGACCTTGGAAGTGGAGGAGGATTTGACTGTTTTTTAGCTTCAAAGAAAGTTGGAATTAAGGGATATATTATTGGAGTTGACATGACTCCAGAGATGATTAATAAATCAAGAGTTATGTCTAAGAAATATAGATATAGAAATGTAGACTTTAGATTAGGCGAAATTGAAAATCTTCCTGTAGCAGATAATACTGCGGATGTAATTATTTCAAATTGCGTTATAAATTTATCTCCTAATAAACAAAGGGTATATAATGAAGCTTATCGTGTATTAAAAAAAGGTGGTAGAATTGCTATTTCTGATATAGTTCTTATTAGAGAATTGACCAAGGAAATGAAGCAAGATGATAAGCTTTATTGTGGATGAGTTACTGGGGCATCTTCAGTTGAAGAATTAAATTTATATTTAGAAAAGGCTGGTTTTAGTGATATTAGAATTGAAACTCAAGAAGTCTCAAAGGAATATGCTGAAAAATGGGGACATAACTTAAAAGTTGGAGAATATATTATGTCTGCATCAATAAAAGCAATAAAATCAAAATAG
- a CDS encoding helix-turn-helix domain-containing protein: MFGDRLKELREEKEMTQEELGKLLNVSRQTISGYEAGAIEPSISNLIKLANIFNISLDYLLGRTKERYNLNLKDKKNKELLLDLIKVIENHKK; encoded by the coding sequence TTGTTTGGAGATAGATTGAAAGAATTAAGAGAAGAAAAAGAAATGACACAAGAAGAACTTGGTAAGCTTTTAAATGTTTCTAGACAAACCATATCTGGATATGAAGCTGGCGCTATAGAACCAAGTATAAGTAATTTAATTAAACTAGCAAATATATTTAATATTAGCTTAGATTATTTACTGGGTAGAACAAAAGAAAGATATAATTTAAATCTAAAAGATAAAAAGAACAAGGAATTATTATTAGATCTAATAAAAGTAATAGAAAATCATAAAAAATAA
- a CDS encoding helix-turn-helix domain-containing protein, whose product MSAICSKGICGKYCNFRHWTCKVNKTATFKKIFKTIESNESVAYSSLPEDTIAEKIYKLRMIKGCTQREFAKICSIGYSSLCKYELGFNPSIKNLNKISSKFNIDIGYFLK is encoded by the coding sequence TTGTCAGCAATATGCTCTAAAGGAATTTGCGGAAAATATTGTAATTTTAGACACTGGACATGCAAGGTAAACAAAACTGCAACATTCAAAAAGATTTTTAAAACAATTGAAAGTAATGAATCTGTAGCCTATTCTAGCCTGCCTGAAGACACCATAGCTGAAAAAATTTATAAATTAAGAATGATTAAAGGATGCACTCAACGTGAATTTGCTAAAATATGTTCAATTGGATATTCAAGTTTATGCAAATATGAATTAGGGTTTAATCCTAGTATTAAAAACTTAAATAAAATTAGTAGTAAATTTAATATTGATATAGGCTATTTTTTAAAGTAG
- a CDS encoding GH25 family lysozyme has product MAKGIDISMHNGNINFGAVKSSGCNIVIIKATEGVQYIDPLLGQHYNGAKAAGLNIGFYHFMSEKTDPSQQAIDFWNSIKDKKFNIIPTLDIETNNMGRSQKQISDRCIQFLTKFKALSGYNCLIYTGGYFGRDNLDSRVKKYPGWIAHYGVNTPMTTGFSVVGHQYTEDGRINGVSTRVDMNNFTDGIFIGKTTNSVETKEMQIQKMLVTIGYPIGNSGIDGIIGNGTITAIKAFQKDCNLAVDGIVGANTWDRLKQEYNKKLGIKPTQPKREEKKVKTLVVYYYPLDQRGAEYVADKLNCPTLLATRNFDYSCVETIIAVGGNASNYKGIKLSKIISGNDRYDTLKAVLDYIK; this is encoded by the coding sequence ATGGCTAAAGGAATAGACATAAGTATGCATAATGGTAACATTAATTTTGGTGCTGTAAAGTCTAGTGGCTGTAACATAGTAATTATAAAAGCTACAGAAGGAGTGCAATATATAGATCCACTATTAGGACAACATTATAATGGTGCTAAAGCAGCAGGATTAAATATAGGATTTTATCATTTCATGTCAGAAAAAACAGATCCATCACAACAGGCTATAGATTTTTGGAATTCTATAAAAGATAAAAAATTTAACATAATTCCAACATTGGATATAGAAACAAATAATATGGGTAGAAGTCAAAAGCAAATATCAGATAGATGTATACAATTCTTAACTAAATTCAAGGCTTTAAGTGGCTATAATTGTTTAATATATACAGGAGGTTACTTTGGTAGGGATAACTTAGATAGTAGAGTTAAAAAATATCCAGGGTGGATAGCTCATTATGGAGTAAATACACCAATGACAACAGGTTTTAGCGTTGTAGGGCATCAATATACGGAGGATGGTCGTATAAATGGTGTTAGTACTCGTGTAGATATGAATAATTTCACAGATGGAATATTCATAGGCAAAACTACAAATTCAGTAGAAACAAAAGAAATGCAAATACAAAAGATGCTTGTTACGATAGGCTACCCTATAGGTAATAGTGGTATAGATGGAATTATAGGTAATGGAACTATTACAGCTATAAAAGCTTTCCAGAAGGATTGCAACCTTGCTGTAGATGGAATTGTAGGAGCTAATACATGGGATAGATTAAAACAAGAATATAATAAAAAATTAGGTATTAAACCAACTCAACCAAAAAGGGAGGAGAAGAAAGTGAAAACATTAGTAGTATATTATTATCCATTAGATCAAAGAGGTGCAGAGTATGTAGCGGATAAATTAAACTGTCCTACATTATTAGCTACAAGGAATTTTGATTATAGTTGTGTAGAAACAATTATAGCTGTAGGTGGCAATGCTTCAAATTATAAAGGTATTAAACTTTCAAAAATCATATCTGGAAATGATAGATATGATACTTTAAAAGCTGTTTTAGATTATATTAAATAA
- a CDS encoding VanZ family protein: MDNLLFIGYEFLTAFVPFIVTFLIFNNMNKHKGILISRIHCGITIVFAIYIISVFYFTGTGTLYDILHYRFEITQKLNFMPFSNEIDIVSYLQNILLFIPFGILLPFLWKKHDEVLYILVSGFSFSMFIEVTQLLNNRSTDIDDLILNTIGGLIGYGIYKVFVCVIKSQHESCDCCKWEPIIYIVVMFMGRFLLFNEFGFAKLLYGF, translated from the coding sequence ATGGATAACTTGCTTTTTATTGGATATGAATTTTTGACAGCCTTTGTTCCTTTTATTGTGACTTTTTTGATATTCAATAATATGAATAAACATAAGGGTATATTAATATCGAGAATTCATTGTGGAATTACTATTGTTTTTGCAATTTATATAATTTCCGTATTTTATTTTACAGGAACAGGAACTTTATATGATATACTTCATTATCGCTTTGAAATAACGCAAAAGCTAAACTTTATGCCATTTTCTAATGAAATTGATATAGTGTCATATTTACAAAACATATTACTTTTTATTCCTTTTGGTATTTTACTTCCTTTTTTATGGAAAAAGCACGATGAAGTGCTCTATATTCTCGTATCAGGATTTTCATTTTCAATGTTTATAGAAGTCACTCAATTATTAAACAATAGAAGTACTGATATTGATGATTTAATATTGAATACGATAGGTGGACTCATTGGATATGGTATATATAAAGTCTTTGTTTGTGTAATAAAAAGTCAACATGAATCATGTGATTGCTGTAAATGGGAACCTATCATATATATAGTTGTAATGTTTATGGGACGTTTTCTTTTATTTAATGAATTTGGATTTGCAAAATTACTTTATGGATTTTAA
- a CDS encoding DNA-binding protein, with amino-acid sequence MKKLISILIAGILALGLVACGSTQSNEENKNNDKPKQEQAKKESAKEKGQEELNKEIKNSAVKADFVKINGHEKELKGKSYYIEGEVSFIDNTNSVLPKFTVKTKEGEGYGMYDVENFGKAEVKEGDKVKVYGKLNENKSETGAPQISGNVIENQK; translated from the coding sequence ATGAAAAAACTAATATCTATATTAATAGCAGGAATTTTAGCCTTAGGATTAGTTGCTTGTGGGTCTACACAAAGCAATGAAGAAAACAAAAATAATGATAAACCAAAACAAGAACAAGCTAAAAAAGAATCTGCGAAAGAAAAAGGTCAAGAAGAATTAAATAAAGAAATAAAAAATTCTGCTGTAAAGGCTGACTTTGTAAAAATTAATGGACATGAAAAAGAATTAAAAGGGAAATCATATTATATAGAAGGAGAAGTAAGCTTTATTGATAATACTAACTCAGTATTACCTAAGTTTACCGTAAAAACAAAAGAGGGTGAAGGATATGGTATGTATGATGTTGAAAACTTTGGAAAGGCAGAAGTAAAAGAAGGAGACAAAGTAAAAGTTTATGGCAAGCTAAATGAAAATAAAAGCGAAACAGGGGCTCCACAAATTAGTGGCAATGTTATAGAAAATCAAAAATAA
- a CDS encoding ATP-binding protein — protein sequence MEEIKNQRENDLGINHQNLNYKEIENARESYKEVCNKCGGSTWITNIDKEGRVYCRRCSCYEMQRVKDMWNLAGINTEQSKHTFSNYKPYNETTELAKNTAIQYYKNFDEIKNTRRNSIAFIGQVGSGKTHLSIALAVNFLKNKQVPVVYMPYRNTITKIKQNMIDEEYYSKVLSKYQKAKILLIDDLFKGKINESDINIMFEIINYRYMNYLPMIVSSEFTIERLLDFDEAIGSRIIEMAKDYTVEIVGKENNYRLKI from the coding sequence ATGGAGGAGATAAAGAATCAAAGAGAAAATGATCTGGGTATAAACCACCAAAACCTAAATTACAAAGAGATAGAGAATGCAAGGGAGTCATATAAAGAAGTTTGTAATAAATGCGGTGGTAGTACATGGATAACTAATATAGATAAAGAGGGCAGAGTTTATTGCAGAAGATGTAGCTGCTATGAAATGCAAAGGGTTAAAGATATGTGGAATTTAGCAGGAATAAATACGGAGCAATCTAAACATACCTTTTCAAATTATAAACCCTATAATGAAACAACTGAATTAGCAAAGAATACAGCCATTCAATACTATAAAAACTTTGATGAAATCAAAAATACAAGACGAAATAGTATTGCTTTTATAGGGCAAGTAGGTAGCGGGAAGACTCATTTAAGCATAGCTTTAGCAGTGAATTTTTTAAAGAACAAACAAGTTCCAGTTGTATATATGCCTTATAGAAATACTATAACAAAAATAAAACAGAATATGATAGATGAAGAATATTATAGTAAGGTTTTATCAAAATATCAAAAGGCAAAGATTCTTCTTATAGATGATTTATTTAAGGGTAAAATAAATGAATCTGATATAAATATAATGTTTGAAATAATTAATTATAGATATATGAATTATTTACCTATGATAGTTAGTTCTGAATTTACCATAGAAAGGCTCCTGGATTTTGATGAAGCTATAGGAAGTAGAATAATTGAAATGGCAAAGGATTATACTGTTGAAATAGTTGGGAAGGAAAATAATTATAGATTAAAAATTTGA
- a CDS encoding YvrJ family protein, with the protein MVGFPVAVSVYLLVRFEKT; encoded by the coding sequence ATTGTAGGATTTCCAGTAGCAGTTAGTGTTTATCTTTTAGTTAGATTTGAAAAAACTTGA
- a CDS encoding Panacea domain-containing protein has protein sequence MGKIIELFYKVMGDEKMINIFDVANYFIYRSVNDNECICNERLTHLKLQKLCFYAQAWSLVWNNKELFNGEFQAWVHGPVNVDLYRRYSHKCAEPIEELMNTFNLNLFDEKERYVLNMIWDNYGQYTAKILERMTHQEEPWKATRGDLPASARSEKVICNESIKRYYSQFS, from the coding sequence ATGGGTAAAATTATAGAGCTTTTTTATAAGGTTATGGGGGATGAAAAGATGATAAATATATTTGATGTTGCAAATTATTTCATATATCGTTCAGTTAATGATAATGAATGTATTTGCAATGAAAGATTAACCCATTTAAAATTACAAAAGTTATGTTTTTATGCTCAAGCTTGGAGTTTAGTCTGGAATAATAAAGAATTATTTAATGGGGAATTCCAAGCGTGGGTACATGGGCCTGTTAATGTTGATTTATATAGAAGGTATTCTCATAAATGTGCAGAGCCAATTGAGGAGCTTATGAATACTTTTAATTTAAATCTGTTTGATGAAAAGGAAAGATATGTTTTAAATATGATTTGGGATAATTATGGACAGTATACTGCGAAAATTTTAGAACGTATGACTCACCAAGAAGAGCCTTGGAAAGCTACTAGGGGTGATTTACCTGCATCTGCAAGATCAGAAAAGGTTATTTGTAATGAATCAATAAAAAGATATTATAGTCAATTTTCATAA